Proteins encoded within one genomic window of Bacteroides sedimenti:
- a CDS encoding beta-L-arabinofuranosidase domain-containing protein, with the protein MNKKYNILIGLLLMILSISTASANKINELYQNNRYPLLTKPYIELPIGAVKPEGWLKDQLIRMKKGMTGNLDILYEKVMGSRNGWLGGDGDVWERGPYWIDGLVPLAYILDDAELKQKVQPWIECVLKSQQPNGYFGPSIDREPEAGLQRNNARDWWPKMVVLKYLVQYYDATGDERIIPFLTKYFQYQLNELPKNPLNHWTSWGRERGGDNLMVVYWLYSKTGDKFLLDLGNIIAQQTTDWTDMFLNKQIMSTLFSVHCVNLAQAMKEPIIRYQYTKDEKHLKAIDKGASDLKRTHGWPTGLYGGDEMLHTGNPTQGSELCTAVEMMFSLEKMLEITGNTTFADWLERVTFNALPTQITDDFDARQYYQQLNQVQISRQDRNFVTPYNGTGQLFGLLTGYPCCTSNLHQGWPKFTRNLWFATEDHGLSALVYSPCTVEAKVADGTLVKITEDTNYPFEEVVRFQIQLPSKKDKSVFFPFHLRIPSWCENANVKVNGEKWDEFAAGTIAKICRTWKNGDKVELELPAKVSVSRWFERSAAIERGPLLYALRIGEKWSKVNDDRKFGEKYGDSYYEVYPTTPWNYCLKENDLKPENIEDAFKVVRKDVRGYPWNLENAPIEIKAKGKRMKEWTLYNGMAGPLPYSPQYQIETLPEEDITLIPYGCTTLRITEFPTTLK; encoded by the coding sequence ATGAATAAGAAATATAACATTTTAATTGGCTTATTGTTGATGATATTGAGTATTTCGACTGCATCAGCAAACAAGATAAATGAATTGTATCAGAATAATCGTTATCCGTTGTTAACCAAACCTTATATTGAACTACCCATTGGAGCTGTAAAACCTGAAGGGTGGCTTAAGGATCAGTTAATTAGAATGAAGAAAGGAATGACTGGTAATCTTGATATCTTGTACGAAAAAGTAATGGGCAGTCGTAACGGATGGCTTGGTGGTGATGGTGATGTTTGGGAACGTGGCCCCTATTGGATTGATGGACTCGTTCCTTTAGCATATATTCTTGATGATGCTGAATTGAAACAAAAAGTGCAACCTTGGATTGAATGTGTTTTAAAGAGTCAACAACCCAATGGGTATTTTGGTCCTTCGATAGATAGGGAACCGGAAGCTGGATTGCAACGAAACAACGCACGCGATTGGTGGCCTAAGATGGTCGTTTTAAAATATCTGGTACAATATTATGATGCAACAGGCGATGAACGAATTATTCCATTCCTAACAAAATATTTTCAATACCAATTAAATGAGTTGCCAAAAAATCCTTTGAATCATTGGACATCCTGGGGGCGTGAACGTGGAGGTGATAATTTAATGGTTGTTTATTGGCTTTACAGTAAAACCGGTGATAAATTCTTATTAGATTTAGGCAATATAATTGCTCAACAAACTACTGATTGGACAGACATGTTTCTTAATAAGCAAATAATGTCCACTCTCTTTAGTGTACATTGTGTTAATTTAGCTCAAGCAATGAAGGAGCCAATTATCCGCTATCAATATACTAAAGATGAAAAGCATCTTAAAGCGATTGATAAGGGGGCATCTGATCTTAAAAGAACTCATGGCTGGCCTACAGGTTTATATGGTGGTGATGAAATGCTTCATACAGGGAATCCTACACAAGGTTCTGAATTGTGTACAGCTGTTGAGATGATGTTCTCACTAGAAAAAATGCTCGAAATTACAGGTAATACAACATTTGCTGATTGGCTTGAAAGAGTGACATTTAATGCCTTGCCTACACAAATTACCGATGATTTCGATGCTCGCCAATATTATCAGCAACTTAATCAAGTACAAATCTCAAGACAGGATCGGAATTTTGTTACTCCTTACAATGGTACTGGACAGCTATTTGGTCTTCTTACAGGATACCCATGTTGTACCTCAAATCTACATCAGGGATGGCCAAAATTTACAAGAAATTTATGGTTTGCAACAGAAGATCATGGATTGTCTGCATTAGTATATTCTCCTTGTACTGTTGAAGCTAAAGTGGCCGATGGTACTTTGGTTAAAATCACCGAAGATACAAATTATCCATTTGAAGAGGTGGTTCGTTTCCAAATTCAATTGCCTTCTAAAAAGGATAAAAGTGTATTTTTCCCTTTTCATTTGCGTATCCCTTCTTGGTGTGAAAATGCAAATGTAAAAGTTAATGGTGAGAAATGGGATGAGTTTGCAGCTGGAACAATAGCTAAAATATGCCGAACATGGAAAAATGGTGATAAAGTGGAGCTTGAGTTACCTGCTAAGGTGTCTGTGTCAAGGTGGTTTGAGAGATCTGCAGCTATTGAACGCGGTCCTTTACTTTATGCTCTTCGAATTGGAGAAAAATGGTCAAAAGTGAATGATGATCGTAAATTTGGAGAAAAGTATGGTGATTCTTATTATGAGGTATATCCTACTACACCCTGGAATTATTGCTTGAAAGAGAATGATTTAAAACCGGAGAATATTGAAGATGCATTTAAAGTTGTACGTAAGGATGTGAGAGGATATCCATGGAACCTTGAAAATGCACCGATTGAAATTAAAGCAAAAGGTAAACGTATGAAGGAATGGACATTGTATAACGGAATGGCTGGGCCATTGCCTTATAGTCCGCAGTATCAAATTGAAACACTTCCAGAAGAAGATATCACATTAATACCATATGGGTGTACAACATTGAGAATCACTGAATTCCCAACAACATTAAAGTAA